The following proteins are co-located in the Cupriavidus pauculus genome:
- a CDS encoding integrase produces MANGTAVRRKTMAAVGRLEAPAGDDWVENGKQLIGKAKALMPFGDVEWDAPVWDVSAAYEHRTRGYKANARGLRLPFTQHRKAAKGVGDPLPEGFADLVKALVCMRHQRRGQSMASHSVFIRATRYICDAIRRTGHHLAELRKDDLDRAATVVLRRERETSAYKVLGHMEEFADMMDRYRLSRVRLDWRCRRKARPRSLTPDRIGDRSPEVSDRLPKEEAIRALGWLYQTIPPAEHPDDGSAADRILILIVTIMACTGLRVGEMLTLPVNPISVAKDCSRNLRYARLKGRADDVMVEWHSKPLLSETVELVEAAVAELRGATDGPRQVAMKANRCGSLVPGNAIPRFLSTSDLRTVLGLKSWGLAQFLRSREIPYEVVNRRLRVERDALRSGIAKDHWFGPVIPGPAGQRLELHEALCAVYANQFHRGTRTTLTYAARPVSEQNVSDFLTGRPAIPSAFERYGLAGKDGLVLRVRSHGLRHFLNHLLDEGGAPDLVQTKWFGRQHEADTRAYQHLTAAQRAAQVVNEVLEDKLAGSIVEVAKALPLEVAKTFLTARIQAVHDVGPGLCVHDFQMSPCERHLQCTAKCEDYLWIKGEEARAHELIRQAAVAYISLHAVTARARSRSLMHSDWYRHLETRYGQLMEQLSTIGFHRADLVRYVEEREHADKHPSERKDK; encoded by the coding sequence ATGGCAAACGGAACGGCGGTTAGGCGTAAGACGATGGCGGCTGTCGGTCGCCTGGAAGCACCTGCAGGAGATGACTGGGTCGAGAACGGCAAGCAACTGATCGGCAAGGCGAAAGCGTTGATGCCGTTCGGTGATGTCGAGTGGGATGCTCCGGTCTGGGATGTCTCGGCTGCATACGAGCACCGCACGCGCGGATACAAAGCCAATGCCCGGGGATTGCGGCTGCCGTTCACCCAGCACAGAAAAGCGGCCAAAGGTGTGGGCGATCCGTTGCCAGAGGGATTCGCAGATCTCGTCAAGGCACTTGTTTGCATGCGCCATCAAAGACGCGGTCAATCCATGGCAAGCCACAGCGTGTTCATCCGCGCTACGCGCTATATCTGCGACGCCATCCGAAGGACGGGTCATCACCTGGCCGAGTTGCGAAAGGATGATCTGGATCGGGCAGCAACCGTAGTTCTGCGCAGGGAACGAGAGACCTCGGCATACAAAGTCCTCGGCCACATGGAGGAGTTCGCCGACATGATGGACCGATACCGACTAAGTCGCGTGAGGCTGGACTGGCGCTGCAGGCGAAAGGCACGGCCTAGGTCATTGACGCCAGACCGGATCGGAGACCGTTCGCCTGAGGTGTCGGACAGGCTACCGAAGGAGGAAGCGATCCGGGCGCTTGGATGGCTCTACCAGACGATCCCACCGGCCGAACATCCTGACGATGGGAGCGCGGCCGACCGCATACTGATTCTGATCGTCACGATCATGGCGTGTACGGGCCTGAGAGTTGGCGAGATGCTGACGCTGCCGGTGAATCCCATCTCCGTTGCGAAGGACTGCAGCCGGAACCTGCGCTATGCGAGGCTGAAAGGCCGTGCTGACGACGTGATGGTCGAATGGCATTCGAAGCCGTTGCTGTCCGAGACCGTTGAACTGGTGGAGGCCGCAGTGGCGGAACTGCGCGGGGCAACAGACGGGCCGCGACAGGTTGCCATGAAGGCAAATCGTTGCGGCTCGCTAGTGCCTGGCAACGCGATTCCCAGATTCCTTTCCACGTCTGACTTGCGGACCGTTCTGGGTCTGAAAAGTTGGGGTCTTGCGCAGTTCCTCCGATCGCGCGAAATTCCCTACGAGGTCGTGAATCGAAGGCTCCGTGTAGAACGGGATGCACTGCGCAGTGGTATTGCGAAAGACCACTGGTTCGGACCGGTGATCCCGGGGCCTGCCGGTCAACGGCTCGAGCTCCATGAAGCGCTGTGCGCGGTCTACGCAAACCAGTTCCATCGCGGGACGCGGACAACGCTCACATACGCGGCCCGACCGGTATCTGAACAGAACGTAAGTGACTTCTTGACCGGACGGCCCGCCATTCCATCGGCGTTCGAACGGTATGGACTGGCGGGTAAAGACGGCCTTGTACTGCGCGTGCGATCACATGGACTCCGTCACTTCCTGAACCACCTGCTGGACGAAGGTGGGGCGCCGGATCTTGTGCAAACGAAGTGGTTCGGTCGCCAGCATGAGGCGGATACGAGAGCCTACCAACATCTGACGGCTGCCCAGCGAGCGGCGCAGGTGGTGAATGAGGTTCTAGAAGACAAGTTGGCGGGAAGCATTGTTGAGGTGGCCAAAGCGCTGCCGCTTGAAGTGGCAAAGACATTCCTGACCGCGCGCATCCAGGCAGTCCATGACGTGGGGCCGGGACTATGCGTCCACGACTTCCAGATGTCTCCCTGTGAGCGCCACCTGCAATGCACGGCGAAGTGCGAGGACTACTTGTGGATCAAGGGCGAAGAGGCCAGAGCGCACGAACTGATAAGGCAGGCCGCGGTGGCATACATCAGCCTGCATGCCGTGACGGCACGTGCGAGGTCGCGATCCTTGATGCACTCGGATTGGTATCGGCATCTTGAGACTCGATATGGTCAGTTGATGGAGCAGCTATCAACAATCGGCTTCCACAGAGCTGATCTGGTGCGATACGTAGAGGAGCGAGAGCATGCCGACAAGCATCCGAGCGAGCGCAAAGATAAGTGA